TGAAAATGAAAACTTAAAATCGGTTTCGGAACGTATGAATAAAGATTGGCAGAAATTTCCAGCGGGAATTCGTTCTGCGTTTTATGTTGCTTGGGATCCGCAATCGCTTTTTTCTCTGAAAAGAAATATCCGAAACTTAAACCTTATCATCCCCGAATGGTTTTTTATCGATCCCAAAGGCGATTCGGTTAAATTTAATATTGATACGGTTGGTTATAAGTTTATGCGTAAAAGCGGCGTGATGATTATGCCCATTTTGAGCAACAATTATGATCGTGAATTTCATCCGGAAGGAATAGGCAGAATACTTCACAACAAACAAAAACGCACTAAACTTATTAATACGGTGTTGAATGAATGCGAAAAAAGAAATTTTGTAGGAATAAACATCGATTTGGAAGATTTAAAAGAAAACAGTGATATGTATTTAATTCAATTTTTAAAAGAAATTTCATACGCTTTTCATCAGAAAGGATTACTTGTTACACAAGACATTATGCCTGATAATTCCGATTATAACCTCAAAGAACTCTCTAAATATAACGATTATTTAATATTAATGGCTTACGATGAATATTCATCGGACAGCGATCCGGGTCCAATTAGTTCACAGCGTTGGGTGGAAGAAAATGTGGATAGATTCGCAAAAAATGTTCCCATCAATAAGATTATACTTGGTTTAGGCGCTTATGGATATGATTGGAGCGATAATGGGGAGGAAACTAAAAATCTAACCTATCAACAAGCATTATCATTAGCACACGCAAGTAGTTCGCAAATAACATTCGACAACGACACATATAATCTTTCCTTCTCATATAAAGATTTATCTAACAATCAAACCCATCGCGTGTTTTTTACTGATGCCGCTACACATTTTAATATTTTGCGTTTTGCTGCGGAATATGGTTTAGCCGGTTCTGCTCTTTGGAGGTTAGGAAGTGAAGATTACCGTATGTGGAGTTTTTATAATAAAGATGTATCTTCCATCACGCCCCAAAATTTTAATTTCAAAACATTTGAAACGGTTCGCACTTTTAATGATGTAGATTATGTTGGTGATGGTGAAGTTTTGAATGTACTTTATACGCCGCAAAAGGGAGAAATAAAACTGGAACTCGATAGCACGGAAATGCTTATTTCAGAAGAGAAGTATATGAAAATTCCAAGTTCGTATGAGGTAGAAAAATATGGAGAATCACCCGATAATTATCTCGCATTAACTTTTGATGATGGTCCGGACGCCACGTGGACTCCTCAGATTATTAACATTTTATCAAAACATCACGCTCCGGCTGCTTTTTTCGTTGTAGGCTTGCAAGGCGAAAAAAATCTGCCCATACTTAAAAGATTATACAAAGAAGGTTTTGACATTGGTAATCATACTTTTACACACGAGAATATTGCCAAAATATCGCCGGAAAGAGCAATAATTGAACTCAAACTCACTCGTTTATTGATTGAAGCCGTTACAGGACATAGCACCATTCTTTTCCGCGCCCCTTACAATGCCGATAGCGAACCTGCAACAATGGAGGAAATTATACCTGTGGCGATAGCACGCAAGGAGAATTATTTGGATATTGGGGAAAACATTGATCCTGAAGATTGGCAAGTGGGAATTAGTGCCGATACCATTTTCAATCGTGTAGTAAAAGCGGTGAATGAAAAAAGAGGAAACATTATTTTACTTCACGACGCCGGCGGAGAAACGCGAAAGGAAACAATAAAAGCAACTGAAATGATTTTGGATTATTTTCAAAAACGCGGTTATAAATTTGTTTCGCTTTCCGATTTACTACACAAAAAAAGAGCTGATTTAATGCCTGCAATTCCAAAAGGAAAAGGTTATTACATTATGCAATTCAATTTGGCGCTCGCTTCCATTGTTTATTGGTTGAGTAACTTTTTTGCCGCTTTATTTATCATTTTTATTGTATTAGGCTTGGCAAGATTAATCACTATGATTATTTTAATGATTCGGGAACGTAAACGTGAGAAAAAATTTGATTATAATGCAGTGAAAAAACTAACGGAGTTTCCCTTGGTTTCAATCATTGTGCCGGCATACAACGAAGAAGTAAACGCGGTTTCATCACTTAATAATTTATTGAAGCAAACTTATCCGAACTACAATATTGTTTTTGTAGACGATGGAAGTAAAGATGAAACTTACAAACGCGTTTCGGAAGCATTCAAAGGAAACGAAAAAATGAAAATTTACTCCAAACCAAACGGAGGAAAAGCATCGGCGTTGAACTTTGGAATTGAACACACCAATGCGGAATATGTGGTGTGCATTGATGCCGACACAAAACTATATTCAAATGTTTTGGAATTGCTTGTGAGTCATTTTATTTCTTCAGATGCAAATCCAAAACTGGCAGCCGTCGCAGGAAATGTAAAAGTGGGAAATCAGGTGAATTTGCTTACCAAATGGCAATCAATTGAATACATTACCAGTCAGAACTTTGATAGAATGGCGTATGCAAATATCAATGCAATTACGGTAGTTCCCGGTGCGATTGGCGCTTTCAGAAAATCCGCAATAGAGAAAATTGACGGTTTCACTACAGATACGCTTGCAGAAGACTGCGATTTGACAATGCGTTTATTACGCGAAGGCTACGTTGTTGCCAATGAAAATAAAGCCATTGCAGTTACCGAAGTGCCTGAAAACACCAAACAATTTATCAAACAACGCAGCCGTTGGACTTTTGGAGTAATGCAGAGTTTTTGGAAACACCGAGACACGTTGTTTAAGAAAAAATACAAAGGATTAGGACTCTGGGCAATACCGAATATGTTGCTTTTTCAGTTTATAATCCCGACTTTTTCGCCGTTGGCGGATATTTTAATGATTTTGGGACTGTTTGTTGGCAATGCGGAACGAATTTTATTTTATTACCTGATTTTTATGCTGATTGACGCCAGTGTTTCCATTGCCGCATTTATTTTTGAAAAAGAAAAACTGAAAAATCTAATTTGGTTGATTCCGCAACGATTTGTTTATAGATGGATTATGTATGTGGTACTTTTCAAAAGCTACAAAAAAGCAATTAAGGGCGAATTGCAAACATGGGGAATCTTAAAACGTACAGGAAATGTAGCAGAAGTAGTGCAATAATAATCGTATTAAAAAATTAAATGAAGCAAAGTTTTAAAAACTTTGCTTCGTTTTTTTAAAACAACCAAAAATAATTCCATTTTTTCTCTATTTTTGTAGAAATAAGAATTTTCGATCCACAAAATTCACAATTCATCCGCCATAACTTGTAACTAACATGAAAGCCCTTATCTTTGCCGCCGGACTTGGAACACGTCTGAAACCTATTACTGATAACCTTCCCAAGGCATTAGTGCCAATTAATGGAAAACCACTGTTAGAACATACTATTCTTAAATTAAAATCGGCAGGATTTAATGAAATTATCGTTAACGTGCATCATTTCCCGGATCAAGTCATTGATTTTTTGGAAAGTAAAAGCAATTTCGGCATTCATATCGAAATTTCGGATGAACGTGATAATTTGCTTGATACAGGCGGAGGAATAAAAAAAACGGCTTGGTTTTTCAATGACGGGAAACCTTTTCTTGTGCATAATGTCGATATTCTTTCCAATGTAAATTTGAAGGAATTATATGCTTTTCATTGCAAACAAGCCGATGCATTAAGTACGTTGGTTGTAAACAAGCGGGAAACTTTCCGATATTTACTTTTCAATGAAAATAATCATTTATGCGGTTGGATTAACGAAAAAACCGGAGAAACAAAACCATCAAAAGAAGTTAATCCATTAAATTACAACAAATTGGCTTATGCCGGAATTCAAGTAATTTCTCCCAGTATATTTGAGATAATGAAAAAATACGAAGAAAAATTTCCCATTATGGATTTTTATCTTCAAAATTGCCAAATACAAAAGATTGTCGGTTACATCCCTGAAAATCTGAAAATGATTGATGTAGGAAAACTCAATGCGTTGGAAGAAGCGGAAAGGTTTTTAATGAGATAATGAAAGTGCGTCTTTATATTTTCGCCCATGAAAAAGAATCTTATTTTTCTCATTTATCTATTATTGTTTTTTTCTTGTAATAAAAAAGGAACAATCGTTAAAATTGACTTAGACAAAGTAAATCAATTATTTACAGATGTATCACCTGCTGACACAAACGAATACTATACCTCTATATCTTCCGGACCAAATTTAGATTTTTATATTGGCGATAACTTAGGAAATATTTATATTATAAATGACAGTACAAATTCTACACAGTTCTTATTCAATGCATCGAAAAGCGGAAGTGCTATTTATAAAGTAGTTCAAAATTTACCGAATAATTATTATATTGGAATTAAAAACGAAGGATTGAAATTTTTCGAAGAAAACAAAAAACAAGCTAAAAAACAATATAAAATAAAAATAAAAAATACTCCTCCATTTGATGGTACTCAATATTCCGTATATGACTTCACCTTTTGCGAAGAAACCGGGAATTGGTTAGTTTGTACATCGAATGGATTCTATTCAACAAATAAGTATACCGATACTCTTGACTTAATTTATCCTGATGTCGCGACCCTTTTATCACGAAAATTAAATGATTATCCTATAAGAAACATAGTAGTCGACAAAAAAACAAAATCTTATTATATCTCCACTCCTACTGGCGTTTTGTATTATAATCCTTTACACAAAAATACTCTTTTGCTTAACACAACCAATATTGAACATGTATTTCTTGATAAAGATACATTATTTGCTCTAAGTGATGATTCCCTGTTTTCTTTTACCTTAAATAATAGAATAGCAAATCGTTTCCCTATAAACAAAAAAAGGATGTTTTTTAGGGATAATAGAAGTAATTGCTGGATTTATTCAGATAAAGAAATAATCATAAAACGGGGCTCCGACAGCATTGTCATAATGCCTTCAGTTGATGAAAAACTTAGCGAAAACCCCAGAAATTTGACCGTTTTAGATTCTAAAAATAATGCGGTATTCTTTATTTCAAAAGATAAGATATATAAAACATATTCATATAAAAATTTTTATTCTTCTCACGAACAAAACATAATTGCTTCTGCCGCATCGGATGATAAAATTTATTTTCTTAATGACGATGAGGATTTATTTGAATTAGAGATAAATAGGGTTAAGTCGCATCCTATTTTTATTGGAAAACTAAAATTAAATTCAACACAAAAGGTGCGCAATATATTTGTATCTCGGGGGCATATATATGCTGTGACTGAACAAGAAATATTTTCCCAACCAATTCCCAACAGATGGAATTTATTTAATAAAAAGGCAAAATTGATATACAAATATAAAGATAGAGACAAACTAAAAATAAAATCTGCATATTTACTTGGCTCAAATTTGATGATTGGAGGAAAATTCGGATTGTTAAAAATTAATATAAATAAAAAAGCTAACAGAAAAACGACAAATCTCGAACAAGAATACAGCGCAAAATCCACAAAGAATATCAAAATCGGAACTCGTCCCCAGCTTTTATTAAGTTCTTACAACGTTGAGTCCTTTTTTGGAAATAAAGATTTTGCATTCATTCAAACTTTGGAAGGAAAATTATTTTATTATGACGGATATCATCCGGTGAATAATATCGAAGGAAAAAAGTTTCAAACTTCCAAAAACTATATTTATGTCAACGATTCACTTTTTTATATGATAAGTAATAAAAATGTGACAAAAAAAACACTTAGCAAAGATATTTTGACTAACAATATATTAGTAAAAAATATACCCTATAACTTACCAGGCTGCATTGCTGTAGGTGATAGTTTATTGTATGTAGGAACTCAAAACGGATGTTTAAAAATTAATACAAAAGACACAAACAAAAAAGAATGGCTTCAATTTAAGTATACTTGGGGAATAAGTACAATTATTTACTATTTCTTATTGTTGTTTGCATTACCTCTATTTATTATTATTTTATTACAAAGATTTTTTCACTTTACAATTTTGCAAAAAAAATCTATTATTGTCAATGAAGAAAGCACCCATAAGCGAATCAAAAATATAGAAACGCTTTTGGAAAAATTTACTCCTGATTCTATGGAATATAATGCAACCATTGAATTAAGTAAAAAGATAAATAATAAGCAATTAGAAATAAAAAATAATCCGGACAAGATATGGGATTTACAGAAATTTTGGGATGAGATAAGTATAGAAATATCAAAACTAAACGGGAAGTATAACGAATTGTGTATTGAAGAATTAAAAGTAAATATTATTGAACAAATAAAAACATTAAAAGAAATAAAATTGAAAGAAGGATTACTTTTAATTGACCATAGTAACTATGCTCTTAGAAAAAGAAATATAACATTAGCAGAAGTAGAAAAAATAAAAAACGAAAACGAGAAGTTCATTACAAGATTTAAAAATTACAAAACAAAATACAATCAATTTCAAAAGGATATTCAGAAAATTTCTGTAAAAGAACTGACAGATTCATATATTCCTTTAAATGATATCGAAGATTACACTACACTCGCCAAACAGTCTGAGATATTGGACAAATATATCAATTTAATTGAAAAACTGAAAAGAACTTCAGTCGACACCCGAATTATAACATATATAAATGAGAAAACAAGTGAAATTACTTCAACCAATGAAATAAACGCCAATGATTTGGATTTAATCATTAAGCAATTAAATAATTCTATAAACGAATTTGTTTACAGCACATTATCCAATATCAGAAACGTCAATGAGCAAATAGAACAAAGTAAAATTTTATCACAAATAGCTTGGGTATCCAATGTAAAATATAACGAAGAAACGATTGAAAGATATAAGATACCTCAAAAAATAGAAAAATTTTTTAACTGTCTTTCTGAAAATGACAAAAAAATAATTTTAGAAATTAATAATTCAAATGATTTTCAAGGTCACATTTGTAAAATTCTTCCCGTAATTTTAGCTGTTCCCAAATTAGAAATTAAATATCTTGATAGAATTATAATTGGCGAGGGAAAAGGGTCAAAACAAAGAAAAAGTGATTTAAAAAACAACATTCTTAAATTTGGAGAAGAAAAACTGGCTCAACTTGAATCGGCAATTCTTTGGGACCGCATATATAATTTATATTTTCATTCCTCAAAAACTATTGATTAAATAGTTTTCAACCTTATATTTCCTGAAAACATGTTATTTTAAGAAAGGAGACCCGAATAGGCTCTCCTTTCTTATTTATTAAATCAATGGTAGATAAAAAGACTTTTATGATCAACAAAATGGTCATATTTTATACCCGTCTCTTTTTCACGGCTCATTTTATGACCTTTTTGCTGTTTCTGTTTACTATTTTTGAAATGGAATCGGAAACATTAACCCACTAAAAACAATACTTATGAATGCAAATTTAAGCCCATATCAAAATGAAGTTTTTTTTGAAAAAATAAAAAAAATGACTGATGAGCAAATTCTAACGGTCATTAAAAACCAAGGGGATTATAACTCCACTTTCATAGAAATGGTTAAAGAAGAAATTGGACTTCGAGGATATAATTTTTCTATTGACGAACTTAACGATATTGATTTAATTCTCATCAAGCATAAATCAACTGAAGATTTGGTTGATATCTATGTAAATCCCACTGATTTCAATAAAAAATGGGAACTATTAGCGCAACAAGAGCTATCAGCCAGAAATTATGACATTTCTGCCCTTTATATTGAGAAGCAAAATGGATTAAAGATATTAAAACAAGGAATACAAGGTTCGCATATAATTTTAGGTTACTTTTTAGCCGTATTAGGAGGCATTATTGGTCTTATTATGGCGCTAAACTATATGAATAAAAAGATTTCTACCATTAGTGGAGAAAAGTTATACAAATACAATGAAACCACACGCCAACATGGCAAGGTAATGTTGATTGTTTGGAGCATTGTTAACATTATTGTCGGAGTAAAAATTTTTTCTTAAAAAATACGGGCAATGCAAAGAGTAATAGTCATACTCATTTTATTTATTGGGCTTTCAAAAGTATCAGCCCAAACAGATAAAAATACAATTAGAAAAGTAACTTCCAATGAGATTGTTTCAATGCTAAGCTTTGAGGATATAACTTGTTTCAAAAATGTATGTAAACCCACATTACTTTTTATACACAGCCCATTTAATATGAAAAGCATTAAAATGGAATCCGAAGTAAAAAAATATGCAGCGAAACATTCAGATTTTATTTTCTTAGAATTTGAATCATCTCAAGACGATGCAGAACGAGCAATAAAAGATACAATAGGATACAAATTTTATCCATCATGCATTGCAATTAAACCGCCTAACATATATTATTCCTTTTCAGGATATTATTCCTTTAGTACATTGGAATTATTTCTGGATCAATTTTTCAAAGGAAACAATGTAGAAAGCAATACTCATATCGCTCAATTTTCTTTATTTAATCAGTCTGTCTATTATGGCAAATTTGATTATACGAAAGAAAACGGCAATGGTATCATTGTCAATCCTAACGGGGTAAAATTTATAGGGGAAATGGTAAATGGTATTGCTAAAAATGGTTCTTTTTATGAATTTCTATCTGACGATTTATTACAAATTACAATAATTAAAAATTATACAGTTATTAGCGTTTCTCCATAAATTAAGCGATAAGACTATTTTATAAAAAAGCAAAAAATTAATGTCTGTAAAGGACGGACGTAAAACAATTAACACCATGAAAAAATTATTTTTATTATTAATTATGAGTTTATTTTTCTATTTGGGTTACTCTCAAGACGACAGTTACACGGGTCTTCAACTTACTGTAGGGTACACACCAAAACAAGTTACCTCTTTAAATGATAAAGGAAACGCCGTTTCTTTTGATATTATGGGAATTGAATGGTTTAATGATTTCAACGACCCTGTTGCGTATGGACTTGGATATGGTTTGGGTATTAGAAGTTATAATAAAATAGATAATAATGCTATTCTTAATTCCGAAGATCCTTACAAACAAAGTGTGACAAGATTTGACGTACATATAGGTCCTGCTATGGCAGTAGGAGTTACGGGAGTCGCATTATTGTTGTCGCCCCAATTTGGTCTTTGGTATGCAGGGATGAGTAACGATGGACCGAAGATTAATTTCACCACCACATTAAGTGCTGATTTGGTTTTTGGAATTATTTCTGTGGGAATATCATACTCTGCGCTAAGTAGAAGATTAGTTTCTACAAATTGGAGCATTTATAACCCTGAGAACTCTTATATTTTAATTAAACCGGCATTAGAATTTAGAGCAGGAATTGCTATTTAACTAATTTAGTAAATTTTCTATCTGACATAATCAGGTAGAAAATTTACTAAAATCAAAAAACTTATTATGAAACTATTTTTTATTATTATACTTGCTGTTTATGTAATAACAATCATTGTTGATGTTTTTGTTACAATTAGACAAAAAAATAAATTTATTGAAATTGTTTATAGAGCCATTCTCGTTTACCCCATCATTATTTCTTTTTTATCATTAATTATATTTATTCAGTTAATGCAACCGCGTATTTACAAAAAAGACAAATTTTACGGAATTAGGACCTCCTTTGCCTATATAACTCCACCTGAGTATCTTTCAATAAAAAAAACAGAAAAAATTACACATTATAAATATGAACGCTCCGAAGACTGGGAGGGAATTGTTCCGGTACGTTCAAATGTTTTTCTTCTGCAAGATATTAATCATAAAATGGGAGTAAGCAACGGCTATAATATTATAAAAGGCGATTCTATAAAATTCACTACAAAAAAAATCAACATCCAGAATAAAGAGTATCCTATAGATATAGTTATAGTATACAAAGGAGATAGAAGAGATACTGTAACTTTTAATCGTAATAAAGAATTACCAAACAAAATTGATACTATTGATACATATAGCTTTTTTACTTTTGATCCTTAATATTCATATTTCAAACGAAAACACTTATTTTTGTGTATCCTTATTTTTCAAGAAAGAAATATATGTTAAAAGATAAAACACATATTATTATTACATCTTTTCTCATTTTAATGAGCGTATTTTTCATTTTATTGGCGGACATTTTCCTAAATTCAAAAATTCTAAATAACTACCCTTTAGTTCTTTACTTATTTATTTTAGGAATGTGGTGGAATGGCGATAAATATGCAAAACTTATTTTAAGATTTACTTTTATAATCTTATCATTAATTGCATTATTTTTATACTTTGATGTTCTCAATTTCCCTTTGGAAAGATTAAACACTTTCAAAAATCGATTCTTTTTTTTCTTTGGGCATCAAACATTCACTCTTATCTTTTATTTTATTTTAATATATACCTTTTGTTTATTCATTGTAAATCCTACATATAAAAATAAATTCTCTGCTAAAACAATAAAACACATTGCACAAGGCGTGATTACCTGTATGTGGATTTTTACAGGGTTAATAATTTTAGAGCAAACTTATTTTTTTATAAATCATAATGTTGACAGAGTAGTTTTTACAAACTGGCTAAAAGATCAAAAATTATTTATTTTACGTGATTTTATGTATGGTGGAATGAAATATCTTTTAAATTTTACGGACACAGTTTTCAAAATACTTCTATTTATTTTCATTCTTTCTACTCGAATTTTTATTAAAAATACTCTACAAAAAACTTTTAAAGGGATACATAGCAAAATAATCTTAATTATTTGCTTGATTGGAATATTTGCCTCCGCAATTAACCATTACATAACCAATTTCATTTTCGAGATGAGCGTAATTATTATTTATTATCAAACATTAAATAATACTTTTCGGGAAACTGATAGTTTTCTAATGGACAAATTAAGTTTTTATACTAACTATTCGGACAGAAAAATACTAAAATTTTGGTTAGGAGCTATTATTCTTATACCTTCTATAAATTTCATTTATTCAATTGCTTCTTTATCATACAGCAATTTTTATGTATTTGCAAGAATTCTTTCCATCATAACTTTTGCTGTATTTACTACAATTGTGATAAATATATATTTGAAAAAACTTGAACTAGTTTTGAATAGCAAAAATGAAAAGTAAAGCGATTTGAAAACATTTGCATATTTGCACATTATTTTGTATCTTTGCGTGCTTTTTTGCAAGAGAAAGTGTGATGGGAAATTAAGCGACTAATCACTTAAAAAACAAACGCTTAAATTTTGAGTAACACAAACTATTTTATTAAAAACGAATGAAAACTTTTGATTTAAAAGGCGAAGCTCGCCAAGAATTAGGTAAAAAAGCTACCAAAGCAGTAAGAAACGAAGATGCTGTACCGTGCGTACTTTACGGAGGAAAAGAAAACGTACACTTTACAGCTACAGAAAGCGATTTACGTAAACTTATTTACAGTCCTGATGTATTTGTAGTAAACCTAACTGTAGGTAAAACCGCTACAAAAGCCATTATGAAAGACCTTCAATTTCATCCTGTAACAGACAAAGTATTACACATCGATTTTCTGGAAGTAAGCGATAAAAAACCGGTAGTAGTTGAAATCCCAGTAAAATTATCAGGACTGGCTGAAGGTGTGAAAGCCGGTGGTAAATTGAGTTTGGAAATGCGTAAATTAAAAGTAAAAGGTATTTACACTAATATTCCTGAAATAATCGAAATTGATGTAACAAATCTTTCTCTCGGAAAATCTATTCAAGTAGGAAAAGTCCAACTTAAAGATCTTGAATTATTAAATGCTAAAAATGCTGTTGTAGCACAAGTGAAATTGACACGCGCCGCTCGTGGAGCTGCCGCTACTGCAGGAAAATAAAAACCTGAATGAAGTATTTAATAGTGGGACTGGGTAATATTGGTTCTGAATACAGTAATACCCGCCACAACATAGGATTTACAATATTGGACGCTTTCGCACAGGCGTCCAATGTTTTTTTTACAGAAAACCGATACGGCTCTACCGCTGAAGTGAAACTGAAAGGACGTACTTTGCTTTTACTTAAACCATCTACATTTATGAATTTAAGTGGAAATGCCCTCCGCTATTGGATGCAAAAAGAAAACATTCCCATAGAAAACGTGTTAGTTGTTGTAGATGATATTGCTCTACCTTTCGGAACATTACGTTTAAAACCTCAAGGTTCCGATGCCGGACATAATGGATTGAAAAACATTCAAGATATTTTAGGACATAGCAATTATGCTCGATTACGTTTTGGCATTGGAAATGGTTTCCCACGAGGAAGACAAGTGGAGTACGTATTAAGTAAGTGGACAGATGAAGAAACCGAAAAACTTCCTGAAAGGTCTGAAAAAGCAGCTGAAATTATAAAAAGTTTTTGCCTCGCAGGAACACAACTAACAATGAATCAATACAATAATAAATAATTTTACGATTATGAAAAAGCTATTGCTTATTTTAAGTTGGAGTTTAATTATTTTTCCTCTTTTTTCACAAAAGGAATTCTCTTTGGTTTTAGGTGGAGGCTTAAATAAAATGTCGGGGGATATTGGTGGTGATAATTTTAAAAGCTTGCTTAAAAATGATTTGGGAGGTGGTTTTTCTTTAGGGCTTAGATATACGTTACCTTCTCACCTCGGATTCAGAATTTTTGGTGATTATTCAAAGTATAATGGTAAAGACAATAAGTTATACAACGGAGAAAGAATTCTTTCTTTTAAATCGAATGTAGCAAGTTTTGGAGGTCAATTAGAATATATCATTTTGGGAAATTCTTATATCGAGAATAGCAAACCTCATTCTTTATATTTATTTGGTGGAGGAAATGCGGCATTTTCAAAGGCGGTTTTAGACGACCAAACAAAAGTTAACGAAAATGCAGGCGCATTATTTTTAGGCGCGGGATATCAATATCGTTTATGTAAAGCAATGAGCTTGGGCGCAGAAGCCAAACAAATTTTATTTCTTTCAGATAAAATAGATGGATTCTATAAAAACGTAGCCGGCAACCAAAATCAAGATACAGCATTTGACTTCAAAATAACTCTTTCCTACTTCTTTCCTCAGGTAAATCTTTCTGGAGGAAAATGGGAAATAAATAACTAAATTTGATATGGAAGTACGTATTGATAAATGGCTGTGGGCGGTACGATTGTTTAAGACACGAAGTTTAGCAACCGAAGCTTGTAAAAAAGGCAAAATATTTATCAATAATACTCCTGCAAAACCTTCACGAACTATCAAAGTTGGCGACATTATCGGCATAAAACAGAATCCTGTACTTTATTCTTTCAAAGTGCTGGCTTTGCTTCAAAATCGCATTAACGCCAAACTTGTGCCTGATTTTAGAGAAGACGTTACTACACCCGACCAGCTTGAATTAATTGAATTGGGGAAAATTGCTGCAAAATCAGGCAGAGAACGCGGTACAGGACGTCCTACAAAAAAAGAACGCCGCGATTTAGACGATTTTTTTGAACCGTTTTTCATTGATGAAGATGACGATTAATTTCTCATCTGATATCTGTTGTCCAAAATCTAAAAATCTAAAATATGTTTATAGCACAAAAACTACGCAAAGAAAATATCACCGAATATCTGCTTTATATGTGGCAGATTGAAGATTTAATTCGTGCATTTAATTTAGATATTGAATTGATTAACAAACAAATAATCGAACCTTATCCTGTTTCTGTCGATGAAAAAAAGACGTTGTATGAGTGGTACGAAAGTTTAATTGATATGATGCGGATGGAACACGTACAGAAAGAAGGACATCTTCAAATCAATAAAAATACGATTGTACAATTGGACGAATTACACGGTTTACTTCTTAAATCCGGTATTGACGCAGCGTATAGCGCAAAATTCTATCACATTCTCCCTTTAATAAGCCAACTCCGTAATCAACAAGAAAATCCTCATTTAAGTGATATCG
The genomic region above belongs to uncultured Paludibacter sp. and contains:
- a CDS encoding Heat shock protein Hsp15; the protein is MEVRIDKWLWAVRLFKTRSLATEACKKGKIFINNTPAKPSRTIKVGDIIGIKQNPVLYSFKVLALLQNRINAKLVPDFREDVTTPDQLELIELGKIAAKSGRERGTGRPTKKERRDLDDFFEPFFIDEDDD
- a CDS encoding membrane hypothetical protein (Evidence 5 : Unknown function); this translates as MLKDKTHIIITSFLILMSVFFILLADIFLNSKILNNYPLVLYLFILGMWWNGDKYAKLILRFTFIILSLIALFLYFDVLNFPLERLNTFKNRFFFFFGHQTFTLIFYFILIYTFCLFIVNPTYKNKFSAKTIKHIAQGVITCMWIFTGLIILEQTYFFINHNVDRVVFTNWLKDQKLFILRDFMYGGMKYLLNFTDTVFKILLFIFILSTRIFIKNTLQKTFKGIHSKIILIICLIGIFASAINHYITNFIFEMSVIIIYYQTLNNTFRETDSFLMDKLSFYTNYSDRKILKFWLGAIILIPSINFIYSIASLSYSNFYVFARILSIITFAVFTTIVINIYLKKLELVLNSKNEK
- the rplY gene encoding 50S ribosomal protein L25; translated protein: MKTFDLKGEARQELGKKATKAVRNEDAVPCVLYGGKENVHFTATESDLRKLIYSPDVFVVNLTVGKTATKAIMKDLQFHPVTDKVLHIDFLEVSDKKPVVVEIPVKLSGLAEGVKAGGKLSLEMRKLKVKGIYTNIPEIIEIDVTNLSLGKSIQVGKVQLKDLELLNAKNAVVAQVKLTRAARGAAATAGK
- a CDS encoding hypothetical protein (Evidence 5 : Unknown function), which translates into the protein MKKLLLILSWSLIIFPLFSQKEFSLVLGGGLNKMSGDIGGDNFKSLLKNDLGGGFSLGLRYTLPSHLGFRIFGDYSKYNGKDNKLYNGERILSFKSNVASFGGQLEYIILGNSYIENSKPHSLYLFGGGNAAFSKAVLDDQTKVNENAGALFLGAGYQYRLCKAMSLGAEAKQILFLSDKIDGFYKNVAGNQNQDTAFDFKITLSYFFPQVNLSGGKWEINN
- the pth gene encoding Peptidyl-tRNA hydrolase, which translates into the protein MKYLIVGLGNIGSEYSNTRHNIGFTILDAFAQASNVFFTENRYGSTAEVKLKGRTLLLLKPSTFMNLSGNALRYWMQKENIPIENVLVVVDDIALPFGTLRLKPQGSDAGHNGLKNIQDILGHSNYARLRFGIGNGFPRGRQVEYVLSKWTDEETEKLPERSEKAAEIIKSFCLAGTQLTMNQYNNK
- a CDS encoding conserved hypothetical protein (Evidence 4 : Unknown function but conserved in other organisms), with the protein product MFIAQKLRKENITEYLLYMWQIEDLIRAFNLDIELINKQIIEPYPVSVDEKKTLYEWYESLIDMMRMEHVQKEGHLQINKNTIVQLDELHGLLLKSGIDAAYSAKFYHILPLISQLRNQQENPHLSDIEICFNFQYAIMILRMKKTEITSETQKAQAETAKYLILLAKNYTKYQNGDLRFDED